A region from the Acanthopagrus latus isolate v.2019 chromosome 8, fAcaLat1.1, whole genome shotgun sequence genome encodes:
- the LOC119023951 gene encoding zinc-binding protein A33-like: protein MTGGTSNLMAATGSLSEEDLLCPQCSDIYTLPVLLRCGHNICRVCLQAFWEWKGCRECPVCRTVAVSGRPPINLALKIAADRFQGRKTNKNEEDCRLHNEELRMFCQNDEEPICLACRTSNQHRVHECCPLGEATQQKKKEITAMLESLRKKLRILNKTKEQWEETKTYIENQARQSEQAIKEEFEKLHMFLFEEEDMRLKVLKREEEVKNQVMSEKLITLQEQIKTMSSTISDIETALTAKDLPFLKDYKQTKKRARCNTQQPECIRDILINTAKHLGSLKYRVWLKMANIVKYVPITLDPNTAQSNLKLSEELTCVQYSNKQPLPDNPERCTSRVCVLGATGFTSGKHSWTVEVGQGKDWHIGVVRESIQRKSTVFFNPTEGFWVIGLCKGDSFWAETSPRTKLALKHKPGKITVKLDYDKGKVVFINAADSTTIHTFIDRFKERVFPYFSPGLCEDGKTSCPLTICPQTITVDVE, encoded by the exons ATGACAGGAGGCACTTCAAACCTGATGGCTGCAACGGGCTCGCTCTCTGAGGAGGACTTACTCTGTCCTCAATGCTCGGACATTTATACCTTGCCTGTTCTTCTCAGATGTGGCCACAATATCTGCAGAGTTTGTTTACAGGCTTTCTGGGAATGGAAAGGATGTCGAGAATGTCCTGTGTGTCGCACCGTGGCCGTCTCTGGGAGGCCTCCTATCAACTTGGCTCTAAAGATAGCTGCCGACAGATTTCAGGGGCGAAAGACCAACAAGAATGAAGAGGACTGTCGTCTTCACAATGAGGAGCTGAGGATGTTTTGTCAGAATGACGAAGAGCCCATCTGTCTCGCCTGCCGGACATCAAATCAGCACAGAGTTCATGAGTGCTGCCCGCTGGGGGAGGCGACCCAACAGAAGAAG AAAGAAATTACGGCCATGCTGGAGTCCTTGAGGAAAAAGCTCAGAATACTGAACAAGACAAAGGAGCAATGGGAGGAGACAAAGACCTATATTGAG AACCAAGCTCGTCAGAGTGAGCAAGCGATCAAGGAGGAGTTTGAGAAGCTTCACATGTTTCTGTTCGAGGAGGAGGACATGAGACTGAAGGTGCTCAAACGGGAAGAGGAAGTCAAGAACCAGGTGATGTCCGAGAAGCTAATAACCCTCCAGGAGCAGATCAAAACTATGTCTTCCACCATCAGTGATATTGAGACAGCTCTCACAGCGAAGGATTTACCGTTTTTAAAG GACTACaagcagacaaagaaaag GGCCAGATGCAACACTCAACAGCCTGAGTGTATCAGAGACATCCTGATTAACACTGCAAAGCATTTGGGATCACTCAAGTATAGAGTTTGGCTGAAGATGGCCAACATTGTCAAATATG TTCCCATCACTCTGGATCCAAACACGGCCCAGTCCAACTTAAAGTTATCTGAAGAGCTGACCTGTGTACAATACAGCAATAAGCAGCCCCTGCCCGACAACCCTGAGCGCTGCACcagccgtgtgtgtgtcctgggaGCCACCGGCTTCACATCTGGGAAGCACAGCTGGACGGTAGAGGTGGGCCAGGGCAAAGACTGGCACATCGGAGTGGTCAGAGAGTCCATCCAAAGGAAGAGCACTGTCTTCTTCAACCCCACTGAGGGTTTCTGGGTGATCGGCCTTTGCAAGGGAGACtcattctgggctgagacctcCCCTCGCACCAAGCTGGCACTGAAGCACAAGCCTGGAAAGATTACTGTCAAACTGGACTATGACAAGGGAAAAGTGGTTTTCATTAACGCTGCTGACTCGACTACGATACACACATTCATTGACAGATTTAAAGAGAGGGTTTTCCCGTACTTCTCCCCTGGGTTGTGTGAAGACGGGAAAACCTCCTGCCCACTGACCATCTGTCCTCAGACAATAACAGTGGATGTAGAGTAG
- the ighmbp2 gene encoding DNA-binding protein SMUBP-2 — protein sequence MAVEQFVSKTLELLQEEREAEIEETRIWQENVALKDLQNKGVCLLKLQIGSQSTGLYGRTIVVLEPRKHLGFLSLPSNSFGPGDIVGLYDTSGCTADSQISTGIVTRVSQASVSVAFDDSKDGLSFDTDALYNLLKLANDVTYKRMKDALNALNGYGNGPAGNLINVLFGDSKPSCQSQPNAVEFFNSNLDDSQKEAVTFTLSQRELAVIHGPPGTGKTTTVVEIILQAVKQGQKVLCCAPSNVAVDNLVERLARCKAKVLRLGHPARLLESIQKHSLDAILAQSDNANIIMDIRKDIDKAFMGMKKMREKGERMNFKREIGELRKELKTREATAITQILKSADVVLSTNTGACLDGPLKFLPAEHFDWVVIDECAQALESSCWIALLRARKCILAGDYKQLPPTIKSQKAASKGLSLSLMERLIQMYGDSVVRMLTVQYRMNSAIMEWASKEMYQGRLTAHSSVETHLLKDLPGVSCVEETSTPLLLIDTAGCGLSEMEVTDEQSKGNKGEVEIVELHIKALTEAGLKAKDIAVIAPYNLQVDLLRQKLSAKHPDLEIKSVDGFQGREKEAVVLSLVRSNRKGEVGFLAEDRRINVAVTRARRHIAVVCDTQTVQNHAFLKSLISHMTEFGEVRTAFEYIQDIVPQNYTRDHKDTKTNTSAGSSSKQKGKDQPPSKAKQGQKKPSVHSGNENTAHVKHSKSSITALTEEEQNKKRDSEIREQVESFLKDLNQTELQFPPSFNSHDRLLVHQIAEELGLVHESKGEGKDRCITVSRPLDSTPAEEPTQEETKEEAHEEETVPNPQRERPCQPPLDLKSLHLERMKREQQKREESVQQKKQQNNIPAALTSKKPKSAKGKSRMKAGVCDIAAAAAPEDDFDALIDAVKKAESVCSFVKCKASVLTLGQLCLFCNRQYCLSHHIPEVHGCGDKAKSHARMRISKEGVLYAGSGKKDKSMDPSKKAYLQRKLDSKLKEMASQRKTKKEDSK from the exons ATGGCGGTCGAACAATTTGTGTCAAAGACACTCGAGCTCCTCCaagaagagagggaggctgaAATAGAGGAGACCAG GATATGGCAGGAGAACGTCGCGCTGAAGgatcttcaaaataaaggcgttTGCCTGCTGAAGTTGCAAATAGGAAGTCAGTCCACAGGCCTGTATGGTCGCACCATCGTTGTCCTCGAGCCAAGAAAGCATCTTGGTTTCTTATCCCTGCCAAGCAACAGCTTTGGACCTG GGGACATAGTTGGCTTGTACGACACCAGCGGATGCACCGCAGACTCACAGATCAGCACAGGAATAGTGACGAGGGTCAGTCAGGCTTCTGTGAGTGTGGCATTTGACGATTCGAAGGATGGCCTCAGCTTTGATACAGATGCTCTTTACAACCTCTTAAAGTTGGCAAACGATGTCACCTACAAACGAATGAAAGA TGCCTTGAATGCATTAAATGGATATGGCAACGGACCCGCTGGAAATTTGATAAACGTTCTCTTTGGAGACAGTAAACCGTCGTGTCAGTCACAGCCAA atgCAGTCGAATTCTTTAACTCAAATCTGGACGACTCCCAAAAAGAAGCTGTGACATTCACTCTGTCACAGAGAGAACTGGCTGTGATTCATGGACCACCAGGCACTGGGAAAACCACCACAGTGGTGGAGATCATCCTGCAAGCAGTCAAACAAGGCCAAAAG GTCCTGTGCTGTGCCCCGTCTAATGTGGCTGTGGATAATTTAGTGGAGAGGTTAGCCCGGTGCAAGGCAAAGGTCCTGAGGCTGGGTCACCCTGCCCGACTGCTGGAATCCATTCAGAAACATTCACTAGACGCCATCCTCGCTCAGAGCGACAATGCAAACATCATCATGGACATCCGTAAAGACATCGATAAAGCTTTT atgGGAATGAAGAAGATGCGTGAAAAAGGAGAACGGATGAACTTCAAAAGGGAAATCGGGGAGCTAAGAAAAGAGCTGAAAACCAGGGAGGCAACAGCCATCACCCAGATCCTGAAAAgtgctgatgttgtgttgtcAACCAACACAG gtgctTGTCTTGATGGACCTCTGAAGTTCCTGCCAGCTGAGCACTTTGATTGGGTGGTGATAGACGAGTGCGCTCAAGCACtggagagcagctgctggatcGCCCTGCTCAGAGCACGAAAGTGCATTCTGGCTGGAGATTACAAGCAGTTACCACCTACCATCAAATCACAAAA GGCTGCATCCAAAGGCCTGTCCCTCAGTCTTATGGAGAGACTTATCCAGATGTACGGGGACTCAGTGGTCCGCATGCTAACGGTTCAGTACCGCATGAACAGTGCCATCATGGAGTGGGCCTCCAAAGAGATGTACCAGGGCAGACTAACAGCTCACAGCTCTGTAGAGACACATCTGTTAAA AGATCTACCAGGAGTCAGCTGTGTTGAGGAGACCAGCACACCGCTGCTTCTGATCGACACCGCAGGCTGCGGCCTGAGTGAGATGGAAGTCACAGATGAGCAGTCCAAAGGCAATAAAG GTGAGGTAGAAATTGTTGAACTGCACATCAAGGCCTTGACTGAAGCTGGGCTGAAAGCTAAAGACATCGCCGTCATTGCTCCATACAATCTACAA GTGGATCTTCTGCGTCAGAAACTCTCTGCGAAGCATCCAGACCTGGAGATAAAGTCAGTGGATGGATTTcagggcagagagaaagaggccgTGGTGTTGTCTTTAGTTCGCTCTAATAGAAAAG GGGAGGTTGGATTTCTGGCAGAGGACAGGAGGATCAATGTGGCTGTTACACGTGCGAGACGTCACATCGCTGTAgtgtgtgacacacaaacagtccaaaatcaCGCCTTCCTGAAATCCCTCATCAGTCATATGACTGAGTTTGGCGAGGTCAGAACAGCGTTTGAGTACATCCAAGACATCGTGCCACAGAACTACACCCGcgaccacaaagacacaaagaccaACACGTCTGCCGGCAGCTCATCCAAACAGAAGGGTAAAGACCAGCCTCCCAGCAAGGCCAAGCAAGGACAAAAGAAGCCCTCTGTTCACAGCggtaatgaaaacactgctCATGTTAAGCACAGTAAGTCCAGCATAACAGCActgacagaggaagagcagaataagaagagagacagtgagatCAGAGAGCAGGTGGAGAGCTTCCTGAAGGATTTAAATCAGACTGAACTGCAGTTTCCACCGTCATTTAACTCTCATGACCGTCTGCTGGTCCACCAGATCGCTGAGGAACTGGGGCTTGTGCATGAGAGTAAAGGTGAGGGCAAAGACAGGTGTATTACTGTGTCCAGGCCTCTGGATTCAACACCAGCTGAAGAACcaacacaagaagaaacaaaagaagaagccCATGAAGAGGAAACGGTCCCAAATCCTCAAAGAGAGCGTCCGTGTCAACCTCCGTTAGACTTAAAAAGTTTGCACTTGGAGCGAATGAAGAGGGAGCAGcagaaaagggaagaaagtGTTCAGCAGAAAAAGCAACAGAACAACATCCCAGCAGCTCTGACATCAAAGAAACCCAAATCAGCTAAAG GAAAGAGCCGAATGAAAGCGGGCGTCTGCGACAtcgctgctgccgctgccccGGAAGATGACTTTGACGCACTTATCGATGCCGTCAAGAAGGCTGAGAGTGTGTGCAGTTTTGTCAAGTGTAAGGCTTCGGTGCTAACTCTTGGACAGCTGTGCCTGTTCTGCAACAGGCAGTATTGTCTCAGTCATCATATACCAGAG GTGCACGGCTGTGGAGACAAAGCCAAGTCTCACGCTCGGATGAGAATAAGCAAAGAAGGCGTTCTTTATGCTGGTAGTGGGAAGAAAGACAAATCCATGGATCCCAGTAAGAAAGCCTACCTGCAAAGAAAACTGGACTCTAAACTGAAAGAAATGGcgtcacagaggaaaacaaaaaaagaggacagtaaataa